From Mustela nigripes isolate SB6536 chromosome 13, MUSNIG.SB6536, whole genome shotgun sequence, one genomic window encodes:
- the TMOD2 gene encoding tropomodulin-2 has protein sequence MALPFQKELEKYKNIDEDELLGKLSEEELKQLENVLDDLDPKSALLPAGFRQKDQTQKAATGPFDREHLLMYLEKEALEQKDREDFVPFTGEKKGRVFIPKEKPIETRKEEKVTLDPELEEALASASDTELYDLAAVLGVHNLLNNPKFDEEVTNAKGGKAPVRNVVKGEKVKPIFEEPPNPTNVEVSLQQMKANDPSLQEVNLNNIKNIPIPTLKEFAKALETNTHVKKFSLAATRSNDPVAIAFADMLKVNKTLKSLNIESNFITGTGILALVEALRENDTLTEIKIDNQRQQLGTAVEMEIAQMLEENSRILKFGYQFTKQGPRTRVAAAITKNNDLVRKKRVEGDRR, from the exons ATGGCACTCCCTTTTCAAAAAGAGCTGGAGAAATACAAGAACATTGATGAAGATGAGCTTCTTGGCAAACTCTCAGAAGAGGAACTGAAACAGTTGGAAAATGTTCTCGATGACCTGGATCCCAAG AGCGCACTTCTACCAGCTGGATTCCGACAGAAAGACCAGACCCAGAAAGCAGCCACCGGCCCGTTTGACCGTGAACACCTCCTCATGTACCTGGAGAAGGAGGCTTTGGAACAGAAGGACAGGGAAGACTTTGTGCCCTTCACTGGAGAAAAGAAAG GGAGAGTCTTCATCCCCAAAGAAAAGCCCATAGAAACTcgtaaagaagaaaaagtgaccCTTGACCCAGAACTGGAAGAAGCTTTGGCCAGTGCCTCCGACACCGAACTCTATGATCTTGCAG CTGTTCTCGGGGTACACAATTTACTCAACAATCCAAAGTTTGATGAAGAAGTGACCAATGCTAAAGGTGGCAAAGCACCTGTGAGAA ATGTGGTCAAAGGTGAGAAGGTCAAACCAATATTTGAGGAACCGCCCAATCCTACCAATGTGGAAGTGAGTCTGCAGCAAATGAAAGCCAATGATCCCAGCCTGCAAGAAGTCAACCTCAACAACATTAAG AACATTCCAATTCCAACCCTGAAGGAATTTGCAAAAGCTCTGGAAACCAACACTCATGTAAAGAAGTTCAGCCTGGCTGCAACCCGTAGCAATGACCCCGTGGCGATC GCTTTTGCAGATATGCTGAAAGTGAATAAGACCTTGAAAAGCCTCAACATCGAATCCAATTTCATCACTGGGACTGGGATCCTGGCCCTGGTGGAGGCATTGAGAGAGAATGACACCCTGACCGAGATCAAGATCGACAACCAG AGGCAGCAGTTGGGAACGGCTGTGGAGATGGAAATTGCCCAGATGCTTGAGGAGAATTCAAGGATCCTCAAGTTTGGATATCAGTTTACCAAGCAAGGGCCTCGAACGAGGGTGGCAGCTGCCATCACAAAGAATAATGACTTAG